Below is a genomic region from Streptomyces sp. RPA4-2.
ATGGCCCGGCACTCATAGCCCGGGGAGGCTGAGGAGCTGCAGCTCCTGGAGGTGGCCGCGGTAGCTCGGAGTCGGTTTCGACCCGGCCGGCACGGCCGCTCCACCGGCGGCAGGCGCCGGCGCGGCTCTACAGAAACAGCGCGAGTGAACGCCTGCCAGTGGCGCCCTTCGGCCCGGCCAAGGCCCGCGGGGACACGCTAGCTCTCCCACCGAGCGGGGACGCGCTTGTGTGTGACCATCGCGGATCCATGCAGCACCTCATGTCCGACGCCCTGCGCGGGACGGCGGGCCCGAGCGCGCGCCTACGGTCGGTTCTCTGCCGGGGTCAGGTTCCAAGGGAGTCCCGCAGCATGGCGCGCGAGGTTATGCCCAGTTTCGGGTAGATCTGGTAGAGGTGGGCGCCGACGGTTCGATGGGAGAGGAACAGGCGCTCCGCTATCTGTTTGTTGGTCAGGCCAGAGGCTGCCAGCCGGGCTATTTCCAGTTCCTGGGGAGTGAGCGTGTGCGCCTTCGGTGTGCCCGGACGTCGCTTGCTCCCGCCGGCGGCTCGCAGTTCCGTCTCGGCACGTTCCGTCCATGGCCGGGCCCCGAGATGCTTGAAGGCGGACAGTGCGGCGCCAAGCGGTCCCCTCGATTCCGTAGTTGCCCTGACACGCCTCAGCCGTGCGCCATAGGCCAACTGGACGCGCGCAAAGTCGAAGGTCCACCGTTCAGCGCCTGGAACTGCCAGGGCTCTCGCGAACAGTTCGAGAGCCTCGTCGTCGTCGGTAGCGCTGAGGGCAGCCGAGGCCTCCGTCAGCAGGGCGTGCCGTGAGGAGATCCTGTCCACGCCCGCCTCCCGCATCGCGCGTACATGGGCGGTGGCCTCCGTATGCCGGTTGGTCCGGACGGCAGCCTCGACCATGTCCATCGTCACCCAGAGGGCATGGGGAGCGTGCGAGGCGAGCTTCCCGGCGGGGCTGATCGCGTTGGCGTGCTCGTATGCGTCTGCGAAGTCACCGCGGCCCAGGGCTGCCACAGCCGCCGCATGATGGGCGTAGTGCACAGCACAGAACGCCTTCCGGCGCGTCGCCCAGTGGATGATCTCCTCGGCCGTCGCATCCGCTTGGTCGGCTTCCCCACGTGCGGCGGCAAGGAGCGCCTGGGCGTACAGGAAGTACCAGGCGAAGGCGGTGTAGCCGTGGGTCTCGCACAACTCGATTCCCTCAGCGGCCAGTTGGGACGCTTCGTCCCACATCCCGGTGAGGTAGTCGTCCAGACAGAGGTGGATCAGCCCTGCGAGGTATCGGCGGGCGGGGCCGCCCTCGCGTCCCATACGCACCATCCGCCACTGCGCTTCGCGGACGTCTCCTATCCGGTCGACGTAGAGGACCGCAGAACCGGTCCGCTGGATCTGGACGGGATCGGCCATATCGGCCAGCTCCGCGACGAGCCCGTCGAGTTCCTCCGAGGCTGCAACCCCGGTGCGGGCCGGATCGGAGAACGTCTTGCCCAGCACAGACAGGATTGACGGCACCTTGGGCGTCAGCTTCTCCAGCGCCTGGTAGTAGGCCTGCCACAGGTCGTGCCGGGCGCCGAAGAAACACACGAGGGCAAGCGTGTGCAGAATGTCGACGAGCTCCTTGTTCTCGGCATCGTATCCGTGTGTTCCGGCTTCGATCGCGTCGACCAGGAGAGTGTGGGCCGTGTCGACCTCGCTGTCGCCGTTCAGGATGAGAACGGCAGCGGCCGCTGCCGAATGCAGGGAGCTCATCGGTTCCGTGGCCGTATGCCTGGCGTCGTCCAGGAGTCTTCGGGCACTGGGCAGCGCTCCGGTGGACTCGGCGCCGATGTAGGCCGCCTTGGCGAGCCGGCGGCTGCGATCGGGGCCGGGCGGCGTGAGGTCGGCAGCCCGGATCAGCGTCCGCATTCCTCCTACGGCGTCACCGCGACGCAGCGTGATCCGCGCAGCGTGTTCCATCAGGACGGCCACGTTCTCGTCCGGTTCCAGGGTCGCCTCGCCCAGGTGCCACGCCCTGCGTTCGGGTTGATCCACCAGAACCTGGGCGAGGGCCGAGTGCACCGCACGCCGTTCGCCGCTGGTGGAGTTCTCCACCAGCGCCGAGCGAATGAGGGGGTGACGGAACCTCAGCCGCCGAGTGCCTTCGTCCATGTACACCAGCTCGTCACGCTCGGCAGGCGCCAGGTCCTCGAGGTCGTATCCGTCGTTGGCCTGCCGCGCGGCCGCCTGCAGCACTCCGAGATCGCCGACACCTTCCAGTGCGGCAAGCAGCAGGAGACGCTGTGAGGGGTGTGGCAAATCGGTGACCCGGGAGCCGAAGACGGTTTCCAGGCGCTGGCCGAGCGGCAGTACGCCGGGTACTTCATTCGGGGCCAGCCCCGGTGCCGTGGGCAGTGCGGACGGCAGTTCCAGCAGAGCCAGGGGGTTGCCGCACGCCACGGTCAGCAGGCGCCGGCGAGCGCTGGGCACGAGGTCCGGGGACCTGGTGGTGACCAGGTGTGCCGCCGACTCCTCGTCCAGGGGCTGCAGCCGGAACTCGGGAAGGGCACCGCATTCGTCCAGACTTCGAGATCCAGAACGCGATGCGGCGAGAAAGCTCACGCCGATGCCGGCCGCCCGGCGTGCGACGAAGCCCAGTACCGCCGCGCTCGACTGATCGAGCCAGGGAAGGTCGTCGACGACCAGCAGGAGCGGGGCACCGGCCGCAACCGTCCGAAGCAGGAGCAGCACTGCGTTGGAGACCATCAGCCTTTCCGGCGGTGATCCGCTTTCGAAGCCGAGCGCGACGCGCAGGGCGTCCCGGAAGGGCGCTTCCAGCTCGCCCAGCTCACGCTGGAAGGGAAAAAGGACCTGGTTGAGTCCCGAGTAGCTGCAGTTCGCCTCGAACTCCACACCGGCAGCGCGCAGAACTCGAATTCCCTCCGCGTGAGCCACCTCAGCCAGGGCATCCAGCACGGCCGTCTTTCCTACCCCCGCCTCTCCCGACACCAGCAGGGCTCCACCGCCGGCTCCGACGCCCACAAGGCCACGGATCCGCTGCAGGTCGCGGTCCCGGCCGATGAGAGCGCCGGCCGCACCGCAGGAGGAGTCACTACCGATCACTACTTACTTCCTTTTCTGTGTACAGGCCGGAGGAGGTGGGGGCGCCGACCTCATCCCATGCGGTGTCGCGGGCTGAGTGCAGCCGCTGAGCGCAGGGCGGCTCGAGGTCCAGGCTGTCGACGGCGAACGGCCGGAGTGGGTGCCAGTCCTGCCGTCCGGCGCCTCCGCGCGCGGGCTCCCACGGATGCACGAGCATGTGCGAGCCCCCACGGTGACCCGTGAGGCAGCCGGGACCGTGGTCGACGGGTTGGGCTGTCGGCGGCTACGAGCTCCGTGGAAACGTGTCACGGCGAGCACGCCCGTCCGTGAGGAAGAGCGCGGTCATCGGCGTCGTCACCGGGCCGCCGGCGCACATCCCGGCCGAGACCCGTCCAGGTCGAGGTCGATGACAGCGGTGATCGCAGGCTCCCTGGCGGCTCACGGGGCAGGGATCACGACCGCGATCGCTCTGGTCTGCCAGGACGTCCAGGCCGATCGCCCGCTCAGCGACGTCACGGTCGACGACTGCCTACGCGTCGGAAACTGGGGGCATGGCGGGAACGGCCAATCTTTGTACTGGTAAATAATCTTGTTTACGCCAGAACAGTACATGGTCAGCGACGCGGCGAGACAGGTAATTCGGCGAGCGCCGAATAAGCCGTCAAGGACGGTACGCTGACGCAATTTCGAAGAGAATTATGCCTTGCGACCGGATCAGCTCTTGATGGCACTCGGCTGGATCTATCCTTGATCAACAATTGGCGAACGCTTCACGCGGCCGAACAGAACACAGGGAGGGGAGCTTCAAGCCCCCGCACCGACAAGACGAGCCGTACGCGCAGCACCGCAGGCTCGAGGCAAGGTCCACGCGCTGCTGACGGTCGAATCCGTGTGCCGCGCGTGTCTCCGGCGGCATCTCGTCGCGGCACGCGGCGTGCCCGTCCGGCCGGCACCATCGCCGCAGGCCCCCCGGCCGGGCCGGACGCTTCGGCTGAGCGGGCCGCTCTCAGCCGGCCGGCCCCTGGGGGCTCCGCCTCGTGAAGTTCGAGCCGTAGTCAGACGGGCCGGTCCCGGGTTGGCGCGACTCCGGCTGCATGTCGATCACACGCGGACCTGCCAGACCAGCGGTACTCCGCCACGCGGTACAGGTTGCGAGGCCACTTCTTGCGACATCGCGAGCGCGCCTCCGCCGGCCTCGTGCACGCGAGTCGAGCAGGTGCCCCGAAGCGGGCTGATCCGCAGAAGTGGCCGCGGCAATCCCTGTTTCACCGCACGTTGCGACTGCCTGTGGCGGACGCCATGGACCAGCAGGGTCAGACGGGGTCGGTGCCGAACACCTGCCGCAGTGCGGCGACGGCCTGGGCGATCGCCCCGCGGGCCGCCTGCGTCGACGAGAGCGCGTCGAGCATGACGAAGTCGTGTGTGGCCCCGCCATAGCGAGTCACGGTCACCACCACTCCGGCAGCGCGCAGCCTGTCCGCGTAGGCCTCACCTTCGTCCCTCACAACGTCAGCCTCCGCGGTGATGACCAGCGCCGGAGGCAGGCCGGCAAGCTGCCGCGCGGTGGCTCGCAGGGGACTGGCCGTAATCTCCGCGCGTTGCCCTTCGCTGGTCGTGTACTGGTCCCAGAACCACTGCATGACATCGCGGCGCAGAGCGCCGCTTTCGGCGAACTGATGGTAGGAACGGGTGTCGAAGCTCGCATCGGTGACGGGATAGAACAGCACCTGCTGGATGAACGAGGTGTCCCCGCGCTCCTTGGCCAGCAAGGTCAGGGCAGCACTGATGTTGCCGCCCACCGAGTCACCGGCGACGGCCAGCCGCGTCTGGTCGATGCCGTGGTCGGCGCCCCTGTTCGTCACCCATCGGGCCACGGCATGACACTCCTCCAGTGCGAGGGGGTAGCGCGCCTCCGGGGACAGCGTGTATTCGGGGAAGACCACGGCGGCGTGCGCGCCCACCGCCAGCTCACGTACCAGCCGGTCGTGCGTGTGCGTACTGCCGAAGACCCAGCCGCCGCCATGGACGTACAAGATCGCGGGCATCGGCCCGGCGACCCCCTTCGGGCGCACGATGCGCACCGCCACACTGCCCTTCGGCCCACCAGAGACCGCGACCCACTTGTCATCCACCTCGGGCTTGTGGATCTCTCCGGCCTGCACCTCCTCCAGAGCCTTACGGCCCATCGCCAGGAACGGCGTGACAGCGGTCGCCGCAGCGAAGTCCCGGACCACCGGTTCGAGAACCGGTTCGTCAGAAGCGACACGGTCAGGCATCACACACTCCTTGGTGGGGGGATGGCTCGTGGGAGAACTCGGGCATTGAACGCCGTCAAACCGCGTCCGCCGTTGATCCCAAGGCCGCTGCTTCATACAAAAGCTGCATCTGATCCAACTCCGGTGGCAGTGTCGACGCATCGGTAATGTGACTGTGGATCTCGGCTTCCGAGCTACGCTCCTGGGCGCCGAAATCACCGATCTCGATGCCACGGCCTCGCCACCCTTTTCTTCTGGTGACGCCTCGAGTGTTGAGCGACGCTGAAGATGTGCACCAAGGTGACGTTGGGATTGTCGACGGGACGAGAGGAAACGACCCCGGCGGCCGTCAGGCCGCCGGGGTCGTCGTGAACACGGTGTCGGCTTCATCCACGCGGTGTCGCGGGCGTCTCGGTGATCACGTGGCTGCTGGAAAACCCTCTCGGGAAGGGCGCCTCTGCTGGAATGCGCCGCTCGATGAGGTGTTCCCGTGGTGGGGGATCATGTTGGTCATGAGTGAGCGTGAGGGCGGTGGGGTGGACCGGCTGGGCCGGTCAGCGTTGCACTATGCCGCGGCGTCGGGTGATCTGGCTGGTGTTCGGGCTGCGATCGGCTCGGGGGCGGACGTATGTGCTGGTGACTCGGCTGGGTGGACTCCACTGCACTTCGCCGCGCAGGCTCAGAGGGCTGACATTGCCATCGAGCTGCTCGCCGGCCATGCCGTTGTGGATGCCGTGGACGTGCAGGGAAACACGCCGCTGTGGCGGGCGGTGTTCAACTACCAGGGTGATCCGGCCGTGCTCGATGTGCTGCGAGAAGCGGTCGCCGACCCGGATCGGGCGAACGCGCATGGAGTCAGTCCGCGACAGCTGGCGGAGC
It encodes:
- a CDS encoding alpha/beta hydrolase, which encodes MPDRVASDEPVLEPVVRDFAAATAVTPFLAMGRKALEEVQAGEIHKPEVDDKWVAVSGGPKGSVAVRIVRPKGVAGPMPAILYVHGGGWVFGSTHTHDRLVRELAVGAHAAVVFPEYTLSPEARYPLALEECHAVARWVTNRGADHGIDQTRLAVAGDSVGGNISAALTLLAKERGDTSFIQQVLFYPVTDASFDTRSYHQFAESGALRRDVMQWFWDQYTTSEGQRAEITASPLRATARQLAGLPPALVITAEADVVRDEGEAYADRLRAAGVVVTVTRYGGATHDFVMLDALSSTQAARGAIAQAVAALRQVFGTDPV
- a CDS encoding LuxR family transcriptional regulator; protein product: MIGSDSSCGAAGALIGRDRDLQRIRGLVGVGAGGGALLVSGEAGVGKTAVLDALAEVAHAEGIRVLRAAGVEFEANCSYSGLNQVLFPFQRELGELEAPFRDALRVALGFESGSPPERLMVSNAVLLLLRTVAAGAPLLLVVDDLPWLDQSSAAVLGFVARRAAGIGVSFLAASRSGSRSLDECGALPEFRLQPLDEESAAHLVTTRSPDLVPSARRRLLTVACGNPLALLELPSALPTAPGLAPNEVPGVLPLGQRLETVFGSRVTDLPHPSQRLLLLAALEGVGDLGVLQAAARQANDGYDLEDLAPAERDELVYMDEGTRRLRFRHPLIRSALVENSTSGERRAVHSALAQVLVDQPERRAWHLGEATLEPDENVAVLMEHAARITLRRGDAVGGMRTLIRAADLTPPGPDRSRRLAKAAYIGAESTGALPSARRLLDDARHTATEPMSSLHSAAAAAVLILNGDSEVDTAHTLLVDAIEAGTHGYDAENKELVDILHTLALVCFFGARHDLWQAYYQALEKLTPKVPSILSVLGKTFSDPARTGVAASEELDGLVAELADMADPVQIQRTGSAVLYVDRIGDVREAQWRMVRMGREGGPARRYLAGLIHLCLDDYLTGMWDEASQLAAEGIELCETHGYTAFAWYFLYAQALLAAARGEADQADATAEEIIHWATRRKAFCAVHYAHHAAAVAALGRGDFADAYEHANAISPAGKLASHAPHALWVTMDMVEAAVRTNRHTEATAHVRAMREAGVDRISSRHALLTEASAALSATDDDEALELFARALAVPGAERWTFDFARVQLAYGARLRRVRATTESRGPLGAALSAFKHLGARPWTERAETELRAAGGSKRRPGTPKAHTLTPQELEIARLAASGLTNKQIAERLFLSHRTVGAHLYQIYPKLGITSRAMLRDSLGT
- a CDS encoding ankyrin repeat domain-containing protein, with amino-acid sequence MSEREGGGVDRLGRSALHYAAASGDLAGVRAAIGSGADVCAGDSAGWTPLHFAAQAQRADIAIELLAGHAVVDAVDVQGNTPLWRAVFNYQGDPAVLDVLREAVADPDRANAHGVSPRQLAERIANYDVARHVNW